The genomic region CAAAATATCCGCGTTGAGCAGGCGTTTGCCGATCCCACCCCGCTGGCTCCCCAAGAGGAGCCGAAAAGCGAAGAGAAGGGTGACGAAGCCGAAGCCTCTGAAGAGACCACTGAGGCCACCGCCGACGAGGAGTAAGCGCAGTGAGCGCCCCCAGCAACCATGTGGTTCTCCAGGGCGCGCTGCAAGAGTCGGTGGAAATGCGCTACACCCCGGCGGGCGCGCCCATCGCCACCCTCATGCTGTTGCATGAAGGCCCGGCGGATGGGGTGGCCCTGTTGGAGCGGTTGCACCTGTTGATTCCCGTGCGCGTGATCGGCGATTTGGCCCATCGATGCGACGGTCTGCAACCCGGGCAACTCCTGCGTGTGGAGGGCGGGCTCAATCAGCCCAAACGCACCCGCAATGGCGCTCTGAGCTGGGGCAAAATGGAATTGATCGCGCGGCGGCTGGAGATTCTGCCGCCTGCGCAGTCGCAAACGAGTTCGGCGCAGTCCGTAACAGACTGACGCTGAAAGAAGATTCAAGAGGATGTAAACTATGAGCGAACAAGCTTCCGGCCCCTCGCGCGGTGGTGAAGGCAAACCCGAAGGTCGCGGCGGTCGTCCCGCCGGTGGTCGCCCCATGGGCGGCGGCGCGCGTCGTCCCTTCTTCCGTCGTCGCAAAGTGTGCCCGTTCTGCGCCGACAAGACCCTGCGCATCGACTACAAAGATCCCAAGATGCTCTCCCGCTTCATCACTGAGCGGGGCAAGATGGTGCCCAGCCGCATCACCGGCGTGTGCGCCACCCACCAGCGTAAGCTGTCGGTGGCCATCAAGCAGGCGCGCAACATCGCTCTGCTGCCTTTCCTGGTGGGCTGATCACGCCGATTCGGCGTGATGCGCGTCCCTTTGGCTGGTCTCGGGACGAGCAGACTATGAAACGGCTCACCGCCAACCCTTATGGCGCCGGTTTGCTTACCGCGCTGTGTCTGGTTCTGCCGCTGTATGCGCCCGCAGCATTCTTTCCGCTGTTGGGAATCGCTGGCTTGCCGGTGTTTTTGGCCGGATTACAGGGCGACGCAAAATCGGCGCTGATTGCGCTGGGGTTGGGGGTGACCGCTCAAACCCTGGTGACCAGCGATGTGCAGGCTCTGGGGTTAACGCTGGTTTTGATTGGCGTCGCGCCTGTGGTTGGCGCTTGGTTGATGCGCCGGGGCTGGCGTTTTTTCCACTTGGCCTCGGGCTGCTATCTGCTGGCTCTGGCCGCACTGCTGCTCATGGTGGTGTTTGCGCCCCTGTTTGGCGCAGAGATCGAGTCGGCGGTGCGCCAGGCGCTGCAAACCCAGGAGGCCTCCATCCTGCAAACCTTGGAGAACTCCAAAGGCGTTGCAGCGACGGATTTGGCCAATGTGCAAGCTGAGCTGCGCGCGTTCTTCGATATCATCGCGCGCTTCTTTCCCCTGATTGTGGTGCAGGGGTGGTTGCTGATCCAGTTGGTCACCATGGGGCTGGGCGCTTTGTTGATGAAGCGTTGGGAGCCGCAGTTTCCGCTGGAGTTCTCAGCATTCCGTGCGTTCGCCATGCCGTTCAACTGGGTGTGGCCCGCCATTGTGCTGGGATTGGCGGCGGCTTTCCTGCCGGGAGACTCCTTCATCGGCGCTGCAGCGTTGAATCTGGTGTTCTTCTGGATCCTGCCCTATCTGGCGCAGGGGGTGGCCATCGCTGAGGCGCTGTTTGCCAAGCGGCAAGTGGGCGGTTGGGTGCGCGGCGTCTTCTATGCCGCGCTGATCTGGTGGGTTGAGTTCAATATCGCGATCACGATGGTGGGGGTGTTTGACTCCTGGTTTCACTTTCGTGAACGCTTCAAAGATGACGACTGAATGAATTCAAGGGTAGACGCCCTTTCGTTTTGGGAGAGATCCAATGCAAGTGATCCTGTTGGAAAAAATCGGCAAGCTGGGCGATCTGGGACAGACCGTCAGCGTGCGTCCCGGCTTCGGCCGCAACTTCCTGATCCCGCAAGGCAAGGCGCTGCCCGCCACGGCGGCCAATCAGGCCCGTTTTGACGCCGATCGCGCTGACTATGAAGCGCGTCAGGCAAAAATCCTCGCCGAAGCCGAAGCGCTAGCCGCCAAGCTCGACGAGATTGAAGTGAAACTGGCGCGTCCCGCCGGAGCCATGGATAAGCTGTTCGGCTCGGTGACCAACGCCGACATCGCCTCCTACCTCAAAGAGCAGGACGTGACCGTGGCGCGTAACCTCATCGACGTGTTGCAGCCGATCCGCACCCTGGGCGAACACCCGGTGCGCATCCGTCTGCACCCCGACGTGGTGCGTGAGTTCGATGTCATCGTCGAGCGTGAAGTGAAGCAGTAAGCGCCGTTTCAAAGGCGACGCCGTTCAATCCATCCACATGGGGAGATGATCGATGCCTTTGTATGATTACAAATGCGACAGCTGTGGCCACACTTTTGAAGTCAACCACCGCATGAGCGAAACTCCGGAGATCTCTTGCGCCCAGTGCGACTCCAAGCAAGTGCGCAAGATCCTCTCCACCGGCGGCATTCTCGGCTCCACCAAAATGGGCCAATCCGATGCGCCAGCGCCCTCGCCTTGTGCGGGCGGCGGTTGCGCATCGGGAATGTGCGGCCTCTCCTGAGCTGAATCCGCAGGACACTCAAGCCGCCCTGAACTCTGGTCAACGTCAGAGCTCAGGGCGGCTTTTTTGCGCCCAGGGTCACCACGCGCGCCTCTGCGCGCTACAAACCTCTGCGCCGGGGCGCGCGTTGCTTGATTTTTCAATCCGCTGTGGGCAAGCTGTAGAGTGCGGCGCGGCGCCCTTGGCGTCAGGCCTCATTCGCCAATTTTCAGTAACCTTCGCGCTGAAGGGGGAGGCCTGCTCTGTCTGATCGTCGCGACACGCAGCGCCATGATTTCTACGATCTGGTCGGACGCTTCCGCCCCGCCATCATCGCGCTGATTATGGTCAACACCATTGGCATCATTGGCTTCATGGCCATTGACGGCTACCCCTTTCTGGACGCCGTCTACCAAACGGTGTTCACGCTGACCACGGTGGGGTATCAGGAGACCCACCCCATCTCCAATGTCGGCAAACTGTTTGTGGTGCTGCTCATCCTGGGCGGCGTGTTGGTGTGGACCTATGCTCTGGGTCTGACCATCAACATCATCGTCAAAGAGGATCTGATCGGTAAACTGCGGGAGTCGCTCATGGAGTATCAGGTCAAGCAGTTCCGTCAGCACTTCATCATCGTGGGTTACACCGAGATCGCCCGCGAGACCATCATGATGCTCGATAAGCAGAGCATCCCCTATGTGGTGGTGGATGACGATCCTGAGCGTATCGCCCAGGCCAATGAGGATCAGATCGACCAGATCCTGCCCCTTAACCCCTTCCTGAACGAGAGCTACCGGCGCGCCAATGTGCAGGAGGCGCGCGGATTGATCACCGCCTTCAATGAGGACTCCGATAACATCACCGCCGTGGTGACCGGGCGCATCATGGAGGAGGAGACCGGCAACGAGCTGCTCATCATCACCATCGCCACCCACCATGAAGCGCGCGGCAAGATGCTCAAAGTGGGCGCTGACGTGGTGATTCTGCCCAATGAACTGATCGGCCAACGCATCTCCGCCATGGCGTTGCATCCGCCAGACCCGGAACACAGCAGCTTTCTGGACAAAGTGGCGTTTGGCGAATTCCTCAATCTGGACATTCGTGAGGTGCGCATTGGTCGCGGCGCGCGTCTGGACGGGGTGACCATTCGCGAGTCCGGCGTGCGCGACGCCATTGGCGCGCACATTCTGGGCATTCGTAAACGGGGCCGCAAACGCCTGTTGATGATGCCCAATCCGGATATCCATATTACCCGGGGCGACCAGGTGTTGATTATGGGGACTTTGGCGCAGTTGGAGAAGTTGCCCGCCTTCCTGCACCCGGAAGGCAAGCCGCCGGACCCACACCACCATTTTGACGCCAGCCCTCCGCAACTGGAGGGGCCCGATGGCGATGACGAAATCCCCGAAGATGTTGTCCCGGTGGCGCAAGAGAGCGTCGATACCGCGACCGAGAAATCCTCATAAGAGGCCCGTCCTTGCGGCGGCACGCTAAGGAGCGCAGCAGATGGCTTGGCGATTGATCTGGACCACCTTTTTCCTGTTGATGGCGTTGACCACCACGGTGAGCTTTCTGTTTCATGGCAATGGCTATGAGTTGATCATCGCCGTGTGTATGAACCTCATCGCCACCATGCTCAAGCTGGGCACGCGTCACGCCATCGGTTCAATGATGATGTCCGCCAGTCTGGTGTCGGATTTCCATCTGATTCCGGCGCTGGGGGCGTTCTATGTGGCGGGCAATCTGGAGATGACCAAGGCGATGGTGTGGGGCGCGCTGGTGGCCAACGCCATTTCGGTGCTGTTCCTGGTGATCGAAGCGGTGCTGCAGCAGTTGGACAACGATTCGCGCATGTGATTCATGCGTCAGATTGTGTGGGCTGTGCTTTGTATGAATGAGTCTGCCGCCCCGAGCCTTAGCGCGGGGCGGTCTCTTCGATGTGCATCAAGAGAAACACGCCGATGCTGGCGAAGCTGGCCACCGGCGCCCAGGCGGCGAATAGGGTGGGCAGACGCTCGCCCAGCCCCAGCGCGGTGAACAGATCCACCACCACAAACAGCGCAAATCCCGCCAGCAATCCCGCCAATCCAGAACGCGCGGCGCCGCCCATGCGCGAGAGTCGCAGCGCAAACGGAAACGCCAACAGAATCGCCGAGAGAGTGGCGAAGGGGTCGGCGATTTTGCGATACAGCGCCATGCGGTAGGGGGTGTCCTCATAACCCTCCCGTTGCAGACGCTCCGCCTGCTCCCATAACTCGCCGATGGAGAGCTCATCCGGGCGCGGCGCCGAACGGTCCAGTTGCCGGGTCTCCAACTCCACCTCCCAGGGCAGAGAGGTGAATGGCTGCGCGCCATCGCCATCGGGCTGCAGGTCGTAGACGATGCCGTCCAACAGCCGCCATCCCTGTTCGGTCTGCTGTGCGCGCACCGCGTTGATGCGACGCACCAGGCGGTGATCGGGATCAAATTCAAACACCGTGACCCCCTCCATGGCGTGCTCATTGAAAAGGATGCGGCGAGCGTGAATGATGCGTCCCTGATCGCGCAGCCACAACTCGCCGCCCTTGCGCAGCTGCTGGGTGCTGGCGGTTTGGTTCAGGCGCGCTTCCAACGCCTCGGCGGCCTGATTGGCGCGCGGAGTGATCTGATCCTGCAACCCCGCCTGCGCCGCCGCCACAATCGCCCCGCCAAATAGAAACGGAATCAAAATCCGCAGCAGCGAGACACCGCCTGCGCGCATCACGGTCAATTCGTTGTTGCGGCTCAGGCGACTGACCACCACCAGGGTGGCCAGCAGGGCGATGGCGGGCATGAACTGCGCCAGGAAGGCCGGCATGCGCAGCACCAGCAGCTCGGTGAGATCCTGCCACACCACGTGCTCGCGTCCGCCGAATTTGCGAATCTGCTCGGCGCCGTCAAGCAGGAAGAAGAGGCCGAAGAAAACGCCGAGAATCTGCGTGAAGCCGGAGAAGAACAGCGCGAACAGGTAGCGGAACAGAATCGGCATGGTCAGCCCTCGGCGCGGGGGGAGGCGGGCGGTCCTTTGCGCAACAGGCGCTGGGGAATCACCGACAGCAGCTGCGACAGCCAGTCGGCGAAGCGCAGGCCGCGATCATAATGCGCCAGCCGTAGCACATACAGCGTAAACAGCGCCATGATCAAGTTGGGCGACCATAACCCCACCAGAGGCGAGACCACGTGGCGCTTGGCCATGGCTTCGCCCAGGTTCAGCAGCACAAACTGCGCGATCATTACCAGCACCGCCACCACCAATCCATAGCTACGTCCGGTACGTTGTGCATGCTGCGTTCCCAGCGGGATCGCCAGCAGACCCAGAATCGCCGTGGCGATGGGAATGGCCAGCCGCCGGTGCTGCTCTTGAATCGCCTCATAGGCTTGTTGCGGGTCGCTGCTTTGGGTCTGTTCCAGCAGTTGCGCGCCAGAGAACGCGGTGATTTTCCGTTCCTCGTCTCCCTCTTTGGAGGAGGCGCCCAGGTCCACGCCGAGGGGCAGGTCATAAGTGGCGAAGGCCAGCTGGCGGAATTTCCCCTCCGGCAACGACTGATGACGACTGCCCTCACGCAGCAGAATGGCGGTATCGCCATCGCTGTTGCGGTGCAGCGCGCCGCTGCGCGCCACCAGCGTCACGGGGTGATCCGGCTCGCGGGCATCGTGAATCAACAGTCCTTCCAGCAAGCGGCCCCCTTGTGACTGCTTGTGCACATAGATGGTCAGGCCAGGAATGGACTGATTGAAGGTCTGCGTTTTGATGGAAAAGGTGTTGCTGGCCAGCAGCGCGCTCTTAACCTGAGTAAACAGCACGTGGGCCTGTGGCACCCAGTACCAGTTCAGAGAGAGGGAGATCAGCGCCGCGGCCAGCGGCAGCAGCGCCAGGGGGCGGATCATGTGCCACAGCCCCACGCCGCTGGCCTTCATGGCGGTCAGTTCGCTGTCCTGCGCCAGGCGTCCCAGCGCGGTGAGAGTGCCCACCAGCAGCGCCATGGGCAGGCTCGCCACCAGGAATTTGGGGATGATGAGCAGCGTCATCATGCCCAGGATGGTGATCGATACGCTCTTGTTGACCCACAGGTCCACCAGCTTGAGCACCTGCGGCAGCAGCACCAGCGCGGTGAGCACCAGCAGGGCGATCAAGCTCGCCTGCGTGCATTCAGCGAGCAAATATCGGGAAAGTCGGTTCATTCTGGACCGGGGTTCGGCTATGATGCGTTCAGGTTCGCGCGCGTTTGCGGCGCTCTTGACGCCGCGCCTCGCGCATCTACTCATTCACTGCGCCCCCGGCCGCCAGAGCATTGCGATGCAACGCATTTGGCGGCGGCGATGCCGGATCGCTCCATCATAGCGAATTCCCGCACGCATTCGAAGGGTTGGCGCCTTGCGACGAACGGAAGGCCCATGACCGAATTGGCGATTACCATTCAAGCGAGTTCTGAGCGCGCCAGCGCCTGGAGCGCGGAGCTGTTGATTATCGGCGTGTATGAAGGCGGTCAGGCCCAGTCCGGCCTCACCCGCTGCGGCGCCGGGGTGGCGGCCCAACTCGAGAGTGCGGTGCAGTCAGGGTGGTTCAAAGGCAAATCCGGTGAGACGTTGATTCTGCCCAAACCGCCGCGCAGCGCGTTGCTGTGCGAGCGCATTCTCTATCTGGGATTGGGCAAAGCCGACAAGATCACCGCCGAATCCCTGCGCGCCGTCGGTGCGCGCATCGCCCAGATGGGCGGGCAGGCCAAATCCGCCGTGGCGCTGCTCTCTTTGGAGCGCCCCAGCGGCATGGTGCGCGGCGAGTGTGGCGAGCATCTGGCGCAAGGCGCGCTGTTGGGCGCCTACGCCTACAATGACTATAAGAGCAAAAAAGAGGAGATCGATCCGCCTCTGGCGCAGTTGACCCTGGTGTGCGCCGCCGCCGATGAGGCGCTGCTGAGTGAAGCCATTGCCCGGCAGACCGCCATTGCCGGCGGCGTCTATCTGACTCGCGACCTGGGTAATACCCCCGGCAATGCGCTGCGTCCGGCGGACCTGATGGCGCGCGCCGAGCAGATGGCCAAGCTCAAGAAGGTCAAAACCACCATTCTCGACGCCGCCGAGCTGAAAAAGCGCGGCTATCCGGGCATCCTGGCGGTGGGGCAGGGGAGCGACAATGCCCCTGGGCTGATCGTTATGGAGTACAACGGCGGCGGCAAGAAACAGCCCCCGGTGGCGGTAGTGGGCAAAGCGGTGACCTTCGATACCGGCGGCATCTCCCTCAAGCCCGGCGCCAAAATGGAGGAGATGAAGTTCGATATGTGCGGCGGCGCCGCCGTGTTCGGACTGATTCAAACCCTCTCCGAACTCAAACTGCCGATTAACGTGGTCGGGGTGGTGCCGGTGGCGGAAAACATGCCCTCCGGTTCGGCGCAGCGTCCGGGGGATGTGATCTCCTATCCCAATGGCGTCACTGTGGAGGTGATCAACACCGACGCCGAAGGGCGCTTGATTCTGGCTGACGCCCTCAACTACGCAAGCGATATGAAACCCCGCGCCATCGTCGATTTCGCCACCCTGACTGGGGCGTGCGTGGTGGCGCTGGGGCATCAGTGCGCGGGTCTGATGGGCAGTGATGACGATCTGCAAAGCGCGCTGGAGAGCGCCGGTCAGGTTTCTGGCGACCGCGTGTGGCGTCTGCCCATGTTCGCCGAGTACCACGAGCAGATCAAATCCAAGGTGGCCGACATCCAGAACGTAGGCGATCGCGCTGCGGGAACCATCACCGCCGCCTGTTTCCTCTCCAACTTTATCGGCGAGGAGATCCCCTGGGCCCATGTGGATATCGCCGGAGCCGCCTGGGCTGTGCCCAGCAAGCCGCACATCCCCCATGGCGCATCAGGCATCGGCGTGCGCCTGATGACCCAATATCTGATGGACTGCGTGGCCGCAGATGGCAAAAAGGGATAATCAGCCCACGCGGGCGCGCTTCTACCAGGTGGGATTGATCTCGCCGCAGAGCGCGTTGCTGCAATTGATCGGCAAGGCCCTGCAACAGGGCCTGCCGGTCGGCGTGGCGGCGGGAGATCCGCAGCATGCGCAGTGGCTGGATGATTTTCTGTGGAAGTTCGAGCCCGACAGCTTTCTGCCTCATGGGGTGGCGGGCGGGGAGTTCGACGCCGATCAGCCGGTGCTGATCGGCGTCGGCCCCGCCGACGCCAATGGCGCCGAGTTGCTGATGGTGATGAGCGGGCAGGTGGTGGATCCGCCAGAACAATTCGCGCAGATCTTTGATTTTGCCGATGGGCGCGATCCGCAATCCCTGGCCGCCAGCCGTGAGCGCTATCGCTTCTATCGCGAGCGGGGCTGCGTTATGGAGTATTGGGCGCAGGAGTCGGGACGCTGGGTGCTTAAGAATAATCAGAGCCCGCCAAATTCAGGGGATGAATAGTCCGCATTTTCTTTTAAGGTGTAAATCCTTAAAGGTGGTCTGATGTATTGCTTGCGCCCCAGGCGCGCCACTCTCCCTTCCTGCCGAGCGCAGAGGAGCCCTCGCGGGAGAGGTGCCCATAATCCATAAATATAAACGTACCATCCTCCAGGGACGTCTTACATAGATTATGCGCGCAGATTATGTGATCTAACCGGATGACAGACCAATCCTTTGCGAGATCATTCATAAAATCAAAGGCCTTTTTGTTGTTTGGATCGAGATCCTCCCAACTGAAATCACATGCGGATAATGGCGCCCCACGCAGCGCGGCTTTACCCAGGCACCTTCCTTGATCCTGTTGCGTGCTGGGCGGGGGGGAGACCACGCGAATGGTAAGCCCCATGGCCTGCAAGCGCTCCAGTGTTGCGCGGAAAGAAATCAGTGCAGTTTGGTAATCTGCTGGCTTCTGAGACCCGTCCGGGTATAGCAGTCGATGCCCAGCTTTAAAGTATTGATGAAAAGCTGATGAGAGAATAACGGTTTTGACCGTTGGGTTTGATTTTAGCCACGCCTCAACCTGGCTATTAAACTCAAGACAGTCACGGCTCCAGGAAACTGGCTTCTTACCTGTCAGGATTGGCGCAACATCAAGAATTGGCCCGCAAGCACGGTTGGTCATTTGAATGAGACGGATTTTTCTATCCGACGCCAGAAGGCCTTGCGCCAGATGTTGGGCGTATGAGTCTCCCCACAGGACAATTTCTGGCTCAGGATCGGTTCTACAGCGTTCTGAGAGGGTGAAGCGATCATCACAAAGAAGGTCCAGTCCGTAGTTTGGACTTAAACGCTGCTGCAGACTGAGAACTGTTTGTCCGTTTGCCGCCAAGCGAGAACCAAATCCGTTGGTGAAGTGTCCAGTCAAGCCAAATGCGATGCTGAGTATTGTGGCGGTTGTGATGCTTGCCAAAAGCGTGCGCCGACTCACAACATTTTTATTCCGAAAAGGCGCTTCGACGAATCGCCAGCTGATATATGCGAGCGGCAGTGTAATAAACGCTAGGCAAAGCCTCAAGATCTCGGGAGGGTGTCCCATTAAGTGATAATGGCGCGCCAGAGCCAACAAGGGCTGATGCCATAGGTATGCGCTGTAGCTTATCAGTCCCACCGCCACGAACGGCTTTGACCCAAGGAGCCTTCCGCAGATCGTGCCTGGCGTGGCGAATAGAATAATCAAGCCTGTACCTACTGTTGGCGCTAATGCATAAAAACTGGGGTAGGGTGTCTTTTCATCAAAGGCAAAAATTGAGGCGGTGATCAGGAATATTCCTAACAGGCTGAGAGCATTGGCGAAAACCAATGAGTAATGCGGGTTAGGCGTTCCCGGCGTGTGGAAAAGGCGTATGCCAATTATAGCGCCAAGAGCCAACTCCCACCAGCGAGATGGCAAGAGGAAAAAGTTTGCCTGGGGGTGTGCTTCCGCCCCCCACTGCGCCGTGGCCAAGCTGATGAAGCCCAAAGCGACAATCACTCTCAATAACCATGTTTTGTTGATGCGCCATATCAAAAGAATGAGAAGCGGGAAGGCGATATAGAACTGCTCTTCAACCGCTAGACTCCATGTGTGCAGGAGAGGTTTGATCTCGTTGGGGGCGCCCCAATATCCTGTTTCTATGGTGAAGAGAAAATTTGAGACATAGAGCGGTACGGCAATCAAGCTTTGCGAAAAGTCCTTCATGTCATTGGGCAACATCCACATCCATGCGAATGGCGCCGTTGCGAAAATAATCAGAAATAAGGCCGGCAGAATGCGGCGGGCTCTTCTCTCGTAAAATTGGATCACGCTGAAGCGATTGGCGGCAATGTCATCAAGAACGATAGAGGTGATAAGATAACCGCTGATGACGAAGAAGATATCGACGCCGATAAATCCACCGCTGAAGGACTCCACCCCAGCATGGAAAAGAATGACTGGCGCAACAGCAATGGCTCGAAGCCCGTCGATTTCTCGTCTATATCGCATGTTTCTTCTATGGCCTGATGGAAGGAAGGAAATGGCGCCAGTATTGACAATATGAGCTGGGGCAGACCATTCCGTTTAGAATGTTTCAAGGAGCGCCACTGCTTGTGCCGCCACGCCTTCATTGCGTCCCGTGAAGCCCAATTTCTCAGTGGTGGTGGCCTTCACGTTGACCGCGTCTTCGTCAATTCCCAGACACGCGGCAATGCTCGCGCGCATGGCGGCGCGATGGGGAGCAAGCTTGGGCTTTTGGCAGATCACCGTGGCGTCTACGTTGCCAATGCGCCAGCCGCGTTCGGTTACCGCCGCCACACAGGCGCGCAGCAGTTCCCGACTGTCGGCGCCTTTATACGTAGGGTCGGTATCGGGGAAGTGTTGACCGATGTCCCCCAACCCCGCTGCGCCCAACAGGGCGTCGCAGATGGCGTGCAGCAGCACATCGGCGTCGGAGTGACCGAGCAGGCCCTGATTATGAGGGATTTCAATCCCTCCCAGCATTAAAGGGCGTCCATCCGTCCAGCGGTGCACGTCAAAGCCTTGGCCCACGCGAATGTTCATGCGCTCTCTCCTAATAGATACTCGACAATTTTCAAGTCCAGCGGTCGGGTGATCTTGAGGTTGCGCATCTCACCCTCGACGATCTTTACCGTTTTGCCCGCCCACTCCAAGAGGGAGGCGTCGTCAGTGCCGAAGAAGCCCGCCTGCATCGCCGCCTGATGGGCGTCCAGAATGGTGGGTAGGTGAAACACTTGCGGGGTCTGCGCCAGAAAGATCTGCGAACGGTCCAAGGTCTCAACAATGTTCCCCTGAGCATCGCCTCGTTTGATGGTATCCTGGGCCGGAAGCGCTGGAATAACGCCATCCCCTTGCGCGCGCGCCAAAAACAAACGGTCCAGTAGCGCGGTGGAGACGCCGGGTCGCGCAGCGTCGTGGATGCCGACCCACTGATGCCCGGCGTCACGGGCCGCTTCCAGTCCAGCGCGCACGGAGTCCTGGCGCTCGGCGCCGCCAATGACCGGCTTGGCGACTTTGGGGAGTTGTTTGAGCGCCTCTGTCAGCGCAGGCCAAAAAGGGTCGTCCGCCGCCAGCACGGGAATGATGTCCGTCACCAACGGATGCCGGTGCAGCGCGCGTAGGGTTTTGAGTATAATGGGGTGTCCCATCAAGGATTGATACTGCTTTGGCTTTTCACCGCCGAAGCGGCTGCCGCGACCCGCCGCCACCAGCACCATGGCGCATGGCGCGGTCTGCGCCTCCTGCGCATGAGGGTGGGGGGCGGAATTTAGAGTGTTGGGGTTGGTCACGCGAAAATTCCCTGATTGGCCCTTCGCTCCCAAGACGCAATAAAGGAGCCCGGTGTGATATCGGAACTACTATTTTGGGGCGCCGTGCTCGGCTACGCCGCCGCCTCGGCCATGATTATCATCAACCATCAACAGGGGGTGCGCCAACCCTCGGTGATGAGTTGGTGGTTCGCCGCCGTGGCGTGGTTTCTCCATCTGCAACTGCTGGCGGGGCAATTGACGCAGGGCGCCGGTGGACTCACGCTGGACTTGAGCGCATCTCTGGCCTGGATTACCGGCGCGGTGGGCGGGCTCTACCTTATTGGCTGGCGTTTGCGCCGCAATGAGGGCCGCTCGGTCGGCCTGGTGCTGATGCCTCTGATCACGGTGGCGCTGTTGGCTTCCTATGTTGTGCCACACAAGCCCTCGGTGACTCATAGCATAC from Magnetofaba australis IT-1 harbors:
- a CDS encoding DUF2232 domain-containing protein, which gives rise to MKRLTANPYGAGLLTALCLVLPLYAPAAFFPLLGIAGLPVFLAGLQGDAKSALIALGLGVTAQTLVTSDVQALGLTLVLIGVAPVVGAWLMRRGWRFFHLASGCYLLALAALLLMVVFAPLFGAEIESAVRQALQTQEASILQTLENSKGVAATDLANVQAELRAFFDIIARFFPLIVVQGWLLIQLVTMGLGALLMKRWEPQFPLEFSAFRAFAMPFNWVWPAIVLGLAAAFLPGDSFIGAAALNLVFFWILPYLAQGVAIAEALFAKRQVGGWVRGVFYAALIWWVEFNIAITMVGVFDSWFHFRERFKDDD
- a CDS encoding DUF6394 family protein — its product is MAWRLIWTTFFLLMALTTTVSFLFHGNGYELIIAVCMNLIATMLKLGTRHAIGSMMMSASLVSDFHLIPALGAFYVAGNLEMTKAMVWGALVANAISVLFLVIEAVLQQLDNDSRM
- the lptF gene encoding LPS export ABC transporter permease LptF: MSRCARRGVKSAANAREPERIIAEPRSRMNRLSRYLLAECTQASLIALLVLTALVLLPQVLKLVDLWVNKSVSITILGMMTLLIIPKFLVASLPMALLVGTLTALGRLAQDSELTAMKASGVGLWHMIRPLALLPLAAALISLSLNWYWVPQAHVLFTQVKSALLASNTFSIKTQTFNQSIPGLTIYVHKQSQGGRLLEGLLIHDAREPDHPVTLVARSGALHRNSDGDTAILLREGSRHQSLPEGKFRQLAFATYDLPLGVDLGASSKEGDEERKITAFSGAQLLEQTQSSDPQQAYEAIQEQHRRLAIPIATAILGLLAIPLGTQHAQRTGRSYGLVVAVLVMIAQFVLLNLGEAMAKRHVVSPLVGLWSPNLIMALFTLYVLRLAHYDRGLRFADWLSQLLSVIPQRLLRKGPPASPRAEG
- the rplI gene encoding 50S ribosomal protein L9: MQVILLEKIGKLGDLGQTVSVRPGFGRNFLIPQGKALPATAANQARFDADRADYEARQAKILAEAEALAAKLDEIEVKLARPAGAMDKLFGSVTNADIASYLKEQDVTVARNLIDVLQPIRTLGEHPVRIRLHPDVVREFDVIVEREVKQ
- the lptG gene encoding LPS export ABC transporter permease LptG; the protein is MPILFRYLFALFFSGFTQILGVFFGLFFLLDGAEQIRKFGGREHVVWQDLTELLVLRMPAFLAQFMPAIALLATLVVVSRLSRNNELTVMRAGGVSLLRILIPFLFGGAIVAAAQAGLQDQITPRANQAAEALEARLNQTASTQQLRKGGELWLRDQGRIIHARRILFNEHAMEGVTVFEFDPDHRLVRRINAVRAQQTEQGWRLLDGIVYDLQPDGDGAQPFTSLPWEVELETRQLDRSAPRPDELSIGELWEQAERLQREGYEDTPYRMALYRKIADPFATLSAILLAFPFALRLSRMGGAARSGLAGLLAGFALFVVVDLFTALGLGERLPTLFAAWAPVASFASIGVFLLMHIEETAPR
- a CDS encoding FmdB family zinc ribbon protein; protein product: MPLYDYKCDSCGHTFEVNHRMSETPEISCAQCDSKQVRKILSTGGILGSTKMGQSDAPAPSPCAGGGCASGMCGLS
- a CDS encoding potassium channel family protein, translating into MVNTIGIIGFMAIDGYPFLDAVYQTVFTLTTVGYQETHPISNVGKLFVVLLILGGVLVWTYALGLTINIIVKEDLIGKLRESLMEYQVKQFRQHFIIVGYTEIARETIMMLDKQSIPYVVVDDDPERIAQANEDQIDQILPLNPFLNESYRRANVQEARGLITAFNEDSDNITAVVTGRIMEEETGNELLIITIATHHEARGKMLKVGADVVILPNELIGQRISAMALHPPDPEHSSFLDKVAFGEFLNLDIREVRIGRGARLDGVTIRESGVRDAIGAHILGIRKRGRKRLLMMPNPDIHITRGDQVLIMGTLAQLEKLPAFLHPEGKPPDPHHHFDASPPQLEGPDGDDEIPEDVVPVAQESVDTATEKSS
- a CDS encoding leucyl aminopeptidase produces the protein MTELAITIQASSERASAWSAELLIIGVYEGGQAQSGLTRCGAGVAAQLESAVQSGWFKGKSGETLILPKPPRSALLCERILYLGLGKADKITAESLRAVGARIAQMGGQAKSAVALLSLERPSGMVRGECGEHLAQGALLGAYAYNDYKSKKEEIDPPLAQLTLVCAAADEALLSEAIARQTAIAGGVYLTRDLGNTPGNALRPADLMARAEQMAKLKKVKTTILDAAELKKRGYPGILAVGQGSDNAPGLIVMEYNGGGKKQPPVAVVGKAVTFDTGGISLKPGAKMEEMKFDMCGGAAVFGLIQTLSELKLPINVVGVVPVAENMPSGSAQRPGDVISYPNGVTVEVINTDAEGRLILADALNYASDMKPRAIVDFATLTGACVVALGHQCAGLMGSDDDLQSALESAGQVSGDRVWRLPMFAEYHEQIKSKVADIQNVGDRAAGTITAACFLSNFIGEEIPWAHVDIAGAAWAVPSKPHIPHGASGIGVRLMTQYLMDCVAADGKKG
- a CDS encoding single-stranded DNA-binding protein, producing the protein MSAPSNHVVLQGALQESVEMRYTPAGAPIATLMLLHEGPADGVALLERLHLLIPVRVIGDLAHRCDGLQPGQLLRVEGGLNQPKRTRNGALSWGKMELIARRLEILPPAQSQTSSAQSVTD
- the rpsR gene encoding 30S ribosomal protein S18; the protein is MSEQASGPSRGGEGKPEGRGGRPAGGRPMGGGARRPFFRRRKVCPFCADKTLRIDYKDPKMLSRFITERGKMVPSRITGVCATHQRKLSVAIKQARNIALLPFLVG